A stretch of the Candidatus Binataceae bacterium genome encodes the following:
- a CDS encoding helix-turn-helix domain-containing protein, which translates to MAEKDDVLLNSREVAFLLDLSPDTVNEFARRNIIPAFKKGRQWRFRKRDIASVKRQLRGVNAAA; encoded by the coding sequence ATGGCCGAAAAAGACGACGTTTTGCTGAATTCACGTGAGGTTGCTTTCTTGCTCGACCTCAGCCCCGACACAGTCAACGAGTTCGCGCGCCGTAACATAATTCCGGCCTTCAAGAAGGGGCGGCAATGGCGCTTTCGCAAACGCGATATCGCTTCCGTGAAGCGCCAGCTTCGGGGGGTTAACGCCGCCGCGTAA
- a CDS encoding methyltransferase domain-containing protein, whose protein sequence is MAEPHESRIYSDLSHFYDAVFSRAFEDHEHEVIESLNLRPGQQVLEVGVGTGMALDAFPPYVHVVGIDPSEAMLAHARDKIRDNEWGHVEVRKGDALNLDFPDNSFDDVVTFHVITVVPDPLQMMSEMVRVCKPGGRIVVVNHFASPNPVLYFLNTVVNPITKLLGWTTRLRARDVLSGYDITVEQLRPVARFSIHSLIVARKNQ, encoded by the coding sequence ATGGCCGAACCGCACGAGAGCCGCATCTATTCCGATTTGTCCCACTTTTACGATGCGGTCTTCAGCCGCGCATTTGAAGACCACGAGCACGAAGTTATCGAGTCGCTAAACCTCCGGCCCGGGCAGCAGGTGCTTGAAGTAGGGGTCGGCACCGGCATGGCACTCGATGCCTTCCCGCCCTACGTTCACGTGGTCGGTATTGATCCGTCCGAGGCGATGCTCGCGCACGCGCGCGACAAGATTCGCGACAACGAGTGGGGCCACGTCGAGGTGCGAAAGGGCGATGCGCTCAATCTCGACTTCCCCGACAATAGCTTTGACGACGTGGTCACGTTTCACGTGATTACGGTCGTACCCGATCCGCTGCAGATGATGAGTGAGATGGTCCGGGTGTGCAAACCGGGCGGCAGGATCGTGGTCGTCAACCACTTCGCGAGTCCCAATCCGGTGCTGTATTTTCTGAACACCGTGGTCAATCCAATCACCAAGCTGCTCGGATGGACCACCCGCTTGCGGGCCCGCGACGTCCTCAGCGGCTACGACATCACCGTCGAGCAACTCCGCCCGGTAGCCCGCTTCTCGATTCATTCGTTGATAGTCGCGCGCAAGAACCAGTAG